A window from Populus trichocarpa isolate Nisqually-1 chromosome 3, P.trichocarpa_v4.1, whole genome shotgun sequence encodes these proteins:
- the LOC7461332 gene encoding uncharacterized protein LOC7461332, producing MWAASCLASCCATCACHACTTVVSGISRRSARIAYCGLFALSLIVSWILREVAAPLMEKLPWINHFHKTPDREWFETDAVLRVSLGNFMFFTILATMMVGVKNQKDPRDSLHHGGWMAKVVCWCILVILMFFLPNEIVSFYESISKFGSGLFLLVQVVLLLDFVHGWNDKWVGYDEKFWYVALFVVSLVCYVGTFAFSGLLFHWFTPSGQDCGLNTFFIVMTLIFAFVFAIVALHPAVNGSVLPASVISLYCMYLCYSGLASEPREYECNGLHRHSKAVSTGTLSIGLLTTVLSVVYSAVRAGSSTALLSPPSSPRAGADKPLLPLDNKANEQEEKEKACKPVTYSYSFFHIIFSLASMYSAMLLTGWSTSIGESGKLVDVGWPSVWVRILTGWATAGLYTWSLVAPILFPEREF from the exons ATGTGGGCAGCTTCTTGCCTGGCGTCGTGCTGCGCTACTTGTGCGTGTCATGCATGTACGACTGTGGTATCTGGAATTAGCAGACGATCCGCCAGGATCGCCTACTGCGGTCTCTTTGCTTTGTCTTTAATCGTTTCTTGGATTCTGCGTGAAGTTGCGGCCCCTCTTATGGAAAAACTCCCTT GGATTAATCATTTTCATAAGACGCCGGATAGAGAATGGTTCGAGACGGACGCGGTTTTGCGTGTTAGTTTGgggaattttatgttttttactatACTGGCGACTATGATGGTTGGTGTGAAAAATCAGAAGGATCCGCGTGATAGTTTGCATCATGGTGGATGGATGGCTAAAGTTGTTTGTTGGTGTATTTTGGTGATCCTTATGTTTTTCCTTCCGAATGAGATCGTCAGCTTTTATG agTCAATATCCAAATTTGGCTCAGGattgtttcttcttgttcaagTTGTGCTTTTGTTGGATTTCGTTCATGGATGGAATGACAAATGggttggatatgatgaaaagTTCTG GTATGTTGCTCTATTTGTTGTGTCGCTTGTTTGTTACGTGGGAACATTTGCCTTCTCGGGACTTCTCTTTCATTGGTTCACTCCATCTGGACAGGATTGTGGACTAAACACCTTCTTTATCGTTATGACCCTGATTTTCGCGTTTGTTTTTGCTATTGTTGCACTGCACCCTGCG GTAAATGGCAGTGTTTTGCCTGCTTCAGTTATATCCTTGTACTGCATGTACCTATGCTACAGTGGACTTGCCAGCGAACCAAGGGAATATGAATGCAATGGTCTTCACAGGCATTCAAAAGCTGTTTCTACCGGCACTCTTTCCATTGGTCTGCTTACAACTGTTCTGTCAGTAGTCTACTCTGCTGTCCGTGCTGGATCCTCTACCGCCCTGCTCTCACCACCAAGTTCACCCCGTGCAG GTGCTGATAAACCTTTGCTTCCATTGGACAACAAGGCAAAcgaacaagaagaaaaggagaaggccTGTAAGCCAGTCACTTATTCTTATTCCTTCTTCCACATCATCTTCTCTCTTGCAAGCATGTACTCTGCAATGCTTTTGACTGGATGGTCAACCTCCATTGGGGAGAGTGGAAAGCTGGTAGATGTGGGGTGGCCCTCTGTATGGGTACGTATCTTGACTGGGTGGGCAACTGCAGGTCTCTACACCTGGTCACTGGTCGCTCCTATTCTGTTCCCAGAGAGGGAGTTCTGA